One region of Microbacterium sp. M28 genomic DNA includes:
- a CDS encoding helix-turn-helix domain-containing protein: MPVIVDIDVMLARRKMGVGELAERIGITPTNLAVLKNGRAKAVRFTTLDALCEALECQPGDLLRWVPEDAAG, translated from the coding sequence ATGCCGGTGATCGTCGACATCGACGTCATGCTCGCGCGCCGCAAGATGGGTGTCGGAGAGCTCGCCGAACGGATCGGCATCACGCCGACCAACCTCGCCGTGCTCAAGAACGGACGGGCCAAGGCAGTCCGGTTCACGACGCTGGATGCGCTGTGCGAGGCGCTCGAGTGCCAGCCGGGCGACCTGCTTCGGTGGGTGCCGGAGGATGCCGCGGGCTGA
- the panB gene encoding 3-methyl-2-oxobutanoate hydroxymethyltransferase, producing MSARPAPARRLTLRDLAAKKAAGEKIVMVTAYDHPSAQIVEAAGVDVVLVGDSAAMTVLGYDSTVPVTIDEMLMLTKAVRRGLERPLLVGDLPFGSYEASDAEAIATARRFVKEAGVDLVKIERGGTSIDRARALVSAGIPVVGHVGLTPQTAASFGGYRAQGRRADAALAVIDDAIALQDAGCTMLVIEAVPSEVTAALMPLLEIPVVGIGAGADADGQVLVFHDLLGIHAGGAARFVRRYADLRTDAIAGVTAYADEVRSGAYPASEHTYAMARGEVGRLEKLLAAR from the coding sequence ATGAGCGCGCGCCCCGCCCCTGCCCGGCGTCTCACGCTGCGCGACCTCGCCGCCAAGAAGGCCGCCGGCGAGAAGATCGTCATGGTGACCGCCTACGACCACCCCAGCGCGCAGATCGTCGAGGCTGCCGGTGTCGACGTCGTGCTGGTCGGCGACTCCGCCGCGATGACGGTGCTCGGCTACGACAGCACCGTCCCGGTCACGATCGACGAGATGCTCATGCTCACCAAGGCCGTGCGGCGGGGCCTCGAACGTCCCCTGCTCGTCGGTGATCTGCCGTTCGGCTCGTACGAGGCATCCGACGCCGAGGCCATCGCGACGGCACGACGCTTCGTCAAGGAAGCCGGCGTCGACCTCGTCAAGATCGAACGCGGCGGCACGTCGATCGATCGGGCCCGCGCGCTCGTGTCGGCAGGAATTCCCGTCGTCGGACACGTCGGACTCACCCCGCAGACGGCCGCGTCGTTCGGCGGCTACCGCGCACAGGGACGGCGTGCCGACGCCGCGCTCGCCGTGATCGACGACGCCATCGCGCTGCAGGATGCCGGATGCACGATGCTCGTCATCGAGGCCGTCCCGTCCGAGGTGACGGCTGCGCTCATGCCGCTGCTTGAGATCCCCGTCGTCGGGATCGGTGCCGGAGCGGATGCCGACGGGCAGGTGCTCGTGTTCCATGATCTGCTCGGCATCCACGCCGGCGGAGCCGCGCGCTTCGTGCGCCGTTACGCCGACCTGCGCACGGATGCCATCGCCGGTGTCACGGCTTACGCCGACGAGGTGCGCAGCGGGGCTTACCCGGCGTCCGAGCACACGTACGCCATGGCGAGGGGCGAGGTCGGTCGGCTCGAGAAGCTGCTCGCCGCGCGCTGA
- the panD gene encoding aspartate 1-decarboxylase: MRRTMLKSKIHRATITASDLNYVGSITVDPDLLDAADILPYEQVHVVDVNNGARFVTYTLAGERGTGEIKVNGAAARLVHTGDTIIVISYADYSREDFEGYEPVVVHVDPTNAIVQIDAAVGELVA; this comes from the coding sequence ATGCGACGCACCATGCTGAAGTCGAAGATCCACCGCGCGACCATCACGGCCAGCGATCTGAACTACGTCGGATCCATCACGGTCGACCCCGACCTGCTCGACGCCGCCGACATCCTGCCGTACGAGCAGGTGCACGTCGTCGACGTGAACAACGGCGCCCGGTTCGTCACGTACACGCTGGCAGGCGAACGCGGGACCGGCGAGATCAAGGTCAACGGCGCCGCCGCCCGCCTCGTGCACACCGGCGACACGATCATCGTCATCTCCTACGCGGACTACTCCCGCGAAGACTTCGAGGGCTACGAGCCGGTGGTCGTTCACGTCGACCCCACCAACGCGATCGTCCAGATCGACGCCGCCGTCGGAGAGCTGGTCGCCTGA
- the panC gene encoding pantoate--beta-alanine ligase, producing the protein MKILRTITEIRATVQAARAEHRTVGLVPTMGAFHEGHLSLMREARAHNDLVVVSLFVNPTQFAANEDLSTYPRDEARDAALAEAEGVDVLFAPEPSEVYPDGFATTVHVAGITEVLDGASRGIHHFDGVATVVIKLFGIVRPDVAYFGQKDAQQVLVVRRVVRDLNLDVRIEACPIVREADGLAMSSRNVYLDPDARAQATALSRALDAAHAVHDAGARDAAVIRTAALEVLDGAGISPEYLELRDAETLEPVATTRNDTLLAVAARVGAARLIDNHTLRGDA; encoded by the coding sequence ATGAAGATCCTCCGCACCATCACCGAGATCCGCGCCACCGTGCAGGCCGCGCGTGCCGAACACCGCACCGTCGGCCTCGTCCCCACGATGGGGGCCTTCCACGAGGGCCACCTCTCCCTCATGCGCGAGGCCCGCGCCCACAACGATCTCGTCGTCGTCTCGCTGTTCGTCAATCCGACCCAGTTCGCGGCGAACGAGGACCTCAGCACCTACCCCCGCGACGAAGCCCGTGACGCGGCGCTCGCTGAAGCCGAGGGCGTCGACGTCCTCTTCGCGCCCGAGCCGTCCGAGGTCTACCCCGACGGGTTCGCGACCACGGTCCACGTCGCCGGCATCACCGAGGTGCTGGACGGCGCGAGCCGCGGCATCCATCACTTCGACGGCGTCGCGACCGTCGTGATCAAGCTTTTCGGGATCGTCCGCCCCGACGTCGCGTATTTCGGGCAGAAGGATGCCCAGCAGGTGCTCGTCGTCCGCCGCGTCGTGCGCGACCTGAACCTCGACGTCCGCATCGAAGCCTGCCCGATCGTGCGCGAGGCCGACGGGCTCGCCATGAGCTCGCGCAACGTCTACCTCGACCCGGATGCCCGCGCGCAGGCGACAGCCCTCAGCCGCGCACTCGATGCCGCGCATGCCGTCCACGACGCCGGCGCTCGGGATGCCGCAGTCATCCGCACGGCAGCCCTCGAGGTCCTCGACGGCGCCGGGATCAGCCCGGAATACCTCGAACTCCGCGATGCCGAGACCCTCGAGCCCGTCGCGACCACTCGGAACGACACCCTCCTCGCCGTCGCCGCCCGCGTCGGCGCCGCCCGACTGATCGACAACCACACCCTGAGAGGCGACGCCTGA
- a CDS encoding Rossmann-like and DUF2520 domain-containing protein, whose product MNPAAVLTSDATIAVVGAGRLGTVLARALRATEFDVRGPSGRTDEIPQSDIALLCVPDAAIPEAAARTRPHVTLLGHVSGATPLTDVDFSIHPLQTFTGTESPEVFHGIGAAIDGRTPIAREAAEHLARAVGARPFPVDDAHRASYHAAASFASNFVLTVLDAAEHLAESAGVSDARDLLAPLVRQSVDNWRERGASEALTGPIARGDIATVERQREAAEREGLDVLFDALANATGVVARGERVSTRSLRSLAQRTEKGRSLAHGAENPAAGTSGGDA is encoded by the coding sequence ATGAATCCTGCCGCTGTTCTCACGTCGGACGCGACCATCGCCGTTGTCGGTGCCGGCCGCCTCGGCACGGTCCTTGCACGGGCGCTGCGCGCCACGGAGTTCGACGTCCGCGGGCCCTCCGGCCGCACCGACGAGATCCCGCAGAGTGACATCGCACTCCTCTGTGTCCCGGATGCGGCGATCCCCGAGGCGGCGGCGCGCACGCGACCGCACGTCACCCTGCTCGGCCACGTCTCGGGCGCCACGCCGCTGACCGACGTCGACTTCAGCATCCACCCGCTTCAGACCTTCACCGGCACCGAGTCGCCCGAGGTCTTCCACGGCATCGGCGCCGCGATCGACGGGCGCACGCCGATCGCCCGCGAGGCGGCGGAACACCTCGCCCGCGCCGTCGGCGCTCGGCCGTTCCCCGTCGATGACGCCCACCGTGCGAGCTATCACGCGGCGGCATCCTTCGCCTCGAACTTCGTGTTGACCGTGCTGGATGCCGCAGAGCACCTCGCCGAGTCCGCCGGCGTCTCGGACGCTCGCGACCTGCTCGCGCCGCTGGTCCGACAGAGCGTCGATAACTGGCGCGAACGCGGCGCGAGCGAGGCCCTGACCGGCCCCATCGCCCGCGGCGACATCGCGACCGTCGAGCGGCAACGCGAGGCCGCGGAGCGGGAAGGCCTCGACGTGCTGTTCGATGCGCTCGCGAACGCGACAGGGGTGGTCGCTCGGGGTGAGCGCGTTTCGACTCGGTCGCTGCGCTCCCTCGCTCAACGAACGGAGAAGGGGCGCTCCCTCGCTCACGGAGCGGAGAACCCCGCTGCAGGGACGAGTGGAGGAGACGCATGA
- a CDS encoding cupin domain-containing protein, which yields MTTDVRNIDTALAAISEHWQPHRLTSINDYDVKVVKLQGEFVWHTHPDTDELFMVISGELTIQLRDRDVVLGPNDVFVVPKGVEHCPKADGEVHALLFEPQGTVNTGDAGGERTSELRELG from the coding sequence ATGACCACCGACGTCCGCAACATCGACACCGCTCTCGCCGCGATCTCGGAGCACTGGCAGCCGCACCGCCTGACGAGCATCAACGATTACGACGTCAAGGTCGTGAAGCTTCAGGGCGAGTTCGTCTGGCACACGCATCCCGACACCGATGAACTCTTCATGGTGATCAGCGGGGAGCTGACGATCCAGCTCCGCGACCGCGATGTCGTCCTCGGGCCGAACGACGTGTTCGTCGTCCCGAAGGGCGTCGAGCACTGCCCGAAGGCGGACGGCGAGGTGCACGCGCTGCTGTTCGAGCCGCAGGGCACGGTCAACACCGGGGACGCCGGAGGCGAGCGCACTTCAGAGCTGCGCGAACTCGGCTGA
- the hisD gene encoding histidinol dehydrogenase: MRYSSPVLQSLDGSYHHLKTPLIDAPAAQRDPAVIETVSGMLSDIQKRGIDAVLDYARTLDRYDGRDIELSAAQIASSGDRLPSDLREAIELGAARTQAFAKESRAHLKDFETELVPGLVTGARYVPVSRVGAYLPAGRFPLTASAFMTVGVAKAAGVPTVIACTPPQPDGNANDAVVYAAHLSGVDRVFVLGGVQALAAMAYGLLGDLPVDMLVGAGNAFVAEAKRQLFGTVAIDLLAGPSEVAVISDETADPELVAADLLGQAEHGPNSPAALVTTSEEHGKAVIAAVERQLETLSTAEICGPAWRNYGVVTVAKDRETAAALMDDLAPEHLELLTADDDWYHENLRNYGSLFIGPWSTVAYSDKGMAGTNHVLPTAGGAKHSAGLSVSRFLKPLTYQRIAREATPELANAVQVISDSEGMAAHSATATLRLERL; this comes from the coding sequence ATGCGCTACAGCTCACCCGTTCTGCAGAGCCTCGACGGCTCCTACCACCACCTCAAAACCCCGCTCATCGATGCCCCGGCAGCGCAGCGCGATCCCGCGGTCATCGAGACCGTCTCCGGGATGCTCAGCGACATCCAGAAGCGCGGCATCGACGCCGTCCTGGACTACGCGCGCACGCTGGACCGGTACGACGGCCGCGACATCGAACTCTCCGCCGCGCAGATCGCGTCCAGCGGTGATCGTCTGCCGAGCGACCTGCGCGAGGCGATCGAACTCGGCGCCGCGCGGACCCAGGCGTTCGCGAAGGAGTCGCGTGCGCACCTGAAGGACTTCGAGACCGAGCTCGTCCCGGGGCTGGTCACCGGCGCGCGGTACGTCCCCGTCTCGCGGGTCGGCGCCTATCTTCCCGCCGGCCGCTTCCCCCTGACGGCCAGCGCCTTCATGACCGTCGGCGTCGCCAAGGCCGCCGGCGTCCCCACGGTCATCGCGTGCACCCCGCCGCAGCCCGACGGCAACGCGAACGACGCGGTCGTCTACGCCGCGCACCTCTCCGGGGTCGATCGCGTGTTCGTGCTCGGCGGTGTGCAGGCGCTCGCCGCCATGGCGTACGGACTGCTCGGAGACCTGCCGGTCGATATGCTCGTCGGCGCGGGCAACGCCTTCGTGGCAGAGGCCAAGCGCCAGCTGTTCGGCACCGTCGCGATCGATCTGCTCGCCGGTCCCAGCGAGGTCGCGGTGATCTCCGATGAGACCGCCGACCCCGAGCTCGTCGCCGCTGACCTGCTCGGCCAGGCCGAGCACGGTCCGAACTCGCCCGCTGCGCTCGTCACGACATCCGAGGAGCACGGCAAGGCGGTCATCGCAGCCGTGGAGCGTCAGCTCGAGACCCTGTCGACCGCCGAGATCTGCGGCCCCGCGTGGCGCAACTACGGCGTGGTCACCGTCGCGAAGGACCGTGAGACCGCGGCGGCGTTGATGGACGACCTCGCCCCCGAGCACCTCGAGCTGCTCACCGCCGACGACGACTGGTACCACGAGAACCTCCGCAACTACGGGTCGCTGTTCATCGGGCCGTGGAGCACCGTCGCCTACTCGGACAAGGGCATGGCGGGCACCAACCACGTTCTGCCGACGGCCGGTGGGGCCAAGCACAGCGCCGGTCTGTCGGTGTCGCGCTTCCTGAAGCCGCTGACCTATCAGCGGATCGCCCGTGAGGCGACGCCCGAGCTCGCGAACGCCGTGCAGGTGATCTCGGATTCCGAGGGCATGGCGGCGCACAGCGCTACCGCGACGCTGCGACTCGAGCGGCTCTGA
- a CDS encoding nitrilase-related carbon-nitrogen hydrolase, whose protein sequence is MPKVAAVSPTIVFGDIERNLESIVTAVVEAAHRGAELVVAPELATSGYVFEDATEARGLALRADDALLTNLGHRLPADVITVFGYAERDGDRLFNTAAVIGHGRRLADYRKSHLWDQEKAVFTPGDHPGLLVDTDDFRLGVAICYDNEFPEVPRGLALSGASILALPVNWPLVPRPPQEHPPETVQAMAAARSSRLPIVIADRHGSERDVPWTGGSAIIDAHGWIADEQVEGIALADVELFPDDKAIGPRNDVFADRRPELY, encoded by the coding sequence ATGCCCAAAGTCGCGGCGGTCAGTCCGACCATCGTCTTCGGTGACATCGAGCGCAATCTCGAGTCGATCGTCACCGCCGTGGTCGAGGCTGCCCACCGGGGAGCAGAGCTCGTCGTGGCGCCGGAACTCGCCACCAGTGGCTATGTCTTCGAGGACGCCACCGAGGCGCGCGGTCTCGCCCTCCGCGCGGACGATGCGCTCTTGACGAACCTCGGGCACCGGCTTCCGGCGGATGTCATCACCGTCTTCGGCTATGCCGAACGAGACGGTGACCGGCTCTTCAACACGGCGGCGGTGATCGGCCACGGACGCCGGCTCGCTGACTACCGCAAGTCCCACCTCTGGGACCAGGAGAAGGCCGTGTTCACGCCGGGTGACCACCCGGGGCTCCTCGTGGATACCGACGACTTCCGCCTCGGAGTGGCCATCTGCTACGACAATGAGTTCCCGGAGGTCCCGCGCGGTCTTGCTCTCTCCGGCGCGTCGATCCTCGCGCTCCCCGTCAACTGGCCGCTCGTTCCGCGTCCACCGCAGGAGCATCCGCCCGAGACCGTCCAGGCCATGGCTGCCGCCCGCTCGTCACGCCTGCCCATCGTCATCGCCGACCGTCACGGCAGCGAGCGCGATGTGCCGTGGACGGGCGGCAGCGCGATCATCGATGCTCACGGGTGGATCGCCGACGAGCAGGTCGAAGGAATCGCGCTCGCCGATGTCGAACTCTTCCCGGACGACAAGGCCATCGGCCCGCGCAACGACGTGTTCGCCGATCGGCGCCCCGAACTCTACTGA
- a CDS encoding purine-cytosine permease family protein: MDAAPAAPRTAAIEVKSIDYVPLDERTGKPTSLFPLWFMSNANLTTLASGMVGVAMGADFLTSVLAVLLGCAVGTVFTAFHSAQGPQLGLPQMIQSRAQFGYRGVAVICLVVIASIVGFNIFNQILAADVVATVTGMDTPLLWYALITILALSLAIFGYHWIHRTQAWLTWLFLATFGLFSVLAIFFVPLPAASFWSGEVNWPAFLVQFGAASAYALGWAPYVSDYSRYLPPQTSPAKASFYTYSGVFVGASWLMILGAYVASLFAGLDPIEAVRRAADEVIPGSGIVLLVAALPALITVITVNIYAAALEVIATLDSLHGVRATRRLRIIACAVVAASGFLGAALSSGEFLDSFGSFLVVLLYVLVPWTSVNLVDYYFVRRGTYAVTQIFEPRGLYGSWGWRGLTAYAAGIVAMVPFVSTVWYTGPVATMLGGIDIALFAGLIVSGGVYALLGRSLDLTAERELAAAESARTGIRSVAFGTR, encoded by the coding sequence ATGGATGCCGCCCCCGCCGCTCCGCGCACCGCTGCCATCGAAGTCAAATCGATCGACTACGTGCCGCTCGACGAGCGCACCGGAAAGCCGACCTCACTGTTCCCGCTGTGGTTCATGTCCAACGCCAACCTCACGACCCTCGCCAGCGGAATGGTCGGTGTCGCGATGGGCGCGGACTTCCTCACTTCGGTGCTTGCCGTCCTGCTCGGCTGCGCCGTCGGTACGGTGTTCACCGCTTTCCACTCCGCCCAGGGACCGCAGCTCGGGCTGCCGCAGATGATCCAATCGCGTGCGCAGTTCGGGTACCGCGGCGTGGCGGTGATCTGCCTCGTGGTCATCGCCAGCATCGTCGGGTTCAACATCTTCAACCAGATCCTCGCCGCCGATGTCGTCGCGACCGTCACCGGCATGGACACCCCGCTGCTCTGGTACGCGCTGATCACGATCCTCGCGCTCTCACTGGCGATCTTCGGTTACCACTGGATCCACCGCACCCAGGCATGGCTCACCTGGCTCTTCCTCGCGACTTTCGGCCTCTTCTCCGTGCTGGCCATCTTCTTCGTTCCATTGCCCGCGGCGAGCTTCTGGTCCGGCGAGGTGAACTGGCCGGCTTTCCTGGTGCAGTTCGGGGCCGCTTCGGCGTACGCCCTGGGGTGGGCGCCCTACGTCTCGGACTACTCGCGTTACCTGCCGCCGCAGACCAGCCCCGCGAAGGCGTCGTTCTACACCTACTCCGGGGTTTTCGTCGGCGCCAGCTGGCTGATGATCCTCGGCGCGTACGTCGCGTCGCTCTTCGCCGGCCTCGATCCGATCGAGGCCGTCCGCCGAGCCGCCGACGAGGTCATCCCCGGCTCCGGAATCGTGCTCCTCGTGGCGGCTCTGCCCGCGCTCATCACAGTGATCACCGTGAACATCTACGCCGCCGCACTCGAGGTCATCGCGACGCTGGACTCGCTGCACGGTGTCCGCGCCACCCGCCGGCTGCGCATCATCGCCTGCGCGGTCGTCGCGGCATCCGGTTTCCTGGGCGCCGCACTGTCGTCGGGTGAGTTCCTCGACAGCTTCGGCAGCTTCCTCGTGGTGCTGCTGTACGTGCTCGTCCCATGGACATCGGTCAACCTCGTCGACTACTACTTCGTGCGCCGCGGCACCTACGCCGTCACCCAGATCTTCGAACCGCGCGGACTGTACGGTTCCTGGGGTTGGCGTGGCCTCACCGCCTACGCGGCCGGCATCGTCGCCATGGTGCCTTTCGTGTCGACCGTCTGGTACACCGGCCCCGTGGCGACGATGCTCGGCGGCATCGACATCGCGCTTTTCGCTGGCCTGATCGTCTCCGGCGGCGTCTACGCGCTGCTCGGCCGCTCGCTCGATCTCACCGCCGAGCGCGAGCTCGCCGCCGCCGAATCGGCGCGCACGGGCATCCGCTCTGTGGCCTTCGGCACGCGTTGA
- a CDS encoding LysR family transcriptional regulator, giving the protein MTLAQLRAFLAAMDSGSFTAAAMEIDSTQASVSELIARLERELGLPLFTRGGRRLVPTAAARELRPHALRAVSAIGDGMGALAALRSLDGGICTFGVLRNAAYYDLSDLVETFHLRHPHVRVRLVGLNSALVAESVATGEIEAGLVVLPISATGLSVTPLFRDEVVFASSTRAARGGAIGIEEIAAAKLVLYDAYAGWNDPTRRQLLDRAQARGLTLEPAIEVEHVETALGLVAAGAADTIVSRTIAESDAFPEDIRTFPLSEPLYDTVALVQREGVVISPATQRLAELAQQMLLERVTEHGGRTRLI; this is encoded by the coding sequence GTGACTCTTGCTCAACTGAGGGCGTTTCTCGCAGCGATGGACTCGGGGTCCTTCACTGCAGCCGCGATGGAGATCGACTCCACCCAGGCCTCGGTTTCCGAACTCATCGCACGCCTCGAGCGCGAGCTCGGATTGCCGCTGTTCACCCGTGGCGGACGCCGGCTGGTGCCTACAGCGGCTGCTCGCGAACTGCGCCCGCACGCCCTCCGCGCGGTATCGGCGATCGGCGACGGCATGGGCGCGCTCGCCGCGCTTCGATCGCTCGACGGTGGCATCTGCACCTTCGGAGTCCTGCGCAACGCGGCCTACTACGACCTGTCCGATCTGGTCGAGACGTTCCATCTGCGCCATCCCCACGTGCGAGTGCGTCTGGTCGGCCTGAACTCGGCTCTCGTGGCGGAATCGGTCGCGACGGGCGAGATCGAGGCGGGACTGGTCGTGCTGCCGATCTCGGCGACCGGCCTGTCGGTGACCCCCCTGTTCCGCGACGAGGTCGTCTTCGCCTCGTCGACCCGCGCAGCACGTGGCGGCGCCATCGGCATCGAGGAGATCGCCGCCGCGAAGCTCGTGCTGTACGACGCCTACGCCGGCTGGAACGATCCCACGCGCCGGCAGCTTCTTGACCGAGCGCAGGCGCGGGGCCTGACACTCGAGCCCGCGATCGAAGTCGAACATGTCGAGACCGCCCTCGGGCTGGTGGCGGCTGGAGCCGCCGACACCATCGTGTCGCGCACCATCGCCGAATCCGACGCGTTCCCCGAGGACATCCGCACGTTCCCGCTCTCCGAGCCTCTGTACGACACCGTTGCCCTCGTGCAACGGGAGGGCGTGGTCATCTCGCCGGCGACACAGCGGCTCGCCGAACTCGCCCAGCAGATGCTGTTGGAACGCGTGACCGAGCACGGCGGACGCACGCGCCTTATCTGA
- a CDS encoding cupin domain-containing protein, producing MSDVIVDTKEIERRTIRRSDWVPCNSAFIDCRTPGSDQKENYSFIGVGVSQNASQYINLTENHGFNTGAAGMPNGISNNLHLHFTAEVFINLGGEFRLRWGVDGKQGEYISHDGDVISIPTWIFRGFTNEGPDEGILYTVLGRDDTGGIIWGPSVLREAESYGLHLTADNRLIDTVAGDELPDDVALITPMKQEYIDELTTYSVEEMRSRVVQPGDRAYSSHSLLCAAVDGGRADVALVIGYGMTENRRQVPSIHEPHSFNLAWVRAEAGQGVLTHRHQQTQALLIKSGRWAITVNDDPSTTVTLGAGDSFSVPVGAWRSYSCVEDGESGPGEILVINGGDDRVYLEWAPEVIEAAAAADWTIDPNGYLAPLGVMVTATEDD from the coding sequence ATGAGCGACGTCATCGTCGACACGAAGGAGATCGAGCGCCGGACCATCCGCCGCTCGGACTGGGTCCCGTGCAACTCGGCATTCATCGACTGTCGGACCCCGGGGTCCGACCAGAAGGAGAACTACTCCTTCATCGGGGTCGGGGTGTCGCAGAACGCCAGCCAGTACATCAACCTGACCGAGAACCACGGGTTCAACACCGGCGCCGCCGGTATGCCCAACGGCATCTCGAACAACCTGCACCTGCACTTCACCGCCGAGGTGTTCATCAACCTGGGCGGCGAGTTCCGCCTCCGCTGGGGCGTGGACGGCAAGCAGGGCGAGTACATCAGCCACGATGGCGATGTCATCTCGATCCCGACGTGGATCTTCCGCGGGTTCACGAACGAGGGCCCGGATGAGGGCATCCTCTACACCGTGCTCGGGCGCGACGACACCGGAGGAATCATCTGGGGGCCGTCCGTGCTGCGTGAAGCCGAGTCCTACGGCCTGCACCTGACCGCGGACAACCGGCTGATCGACACCGTCGCCGGTGACGAACTGCCGGACGACGTCGCCCTGATCACGCCGATGAAGCAGGAGTACATCGACGAGCTCACGACGTACTCGGTCGAGGAGATGCGTTCGCGTGTGGTCCAGCCGGGCGATCGCGCCTACTCGTCGCACTCGCTGCTGTGCGCGGCCGTCGACGGCGGCCGGGCGGATGTCGCGCTCGTGATCGGGTACGGCATGACGGAGAACCGTCGGCAGGTGCCGTCCATCCACGAGCCGCACTCCTTCAACCTCGCCTGGGTGCGGGCGGAGGCCGGGCAGGGGGTGCTCACGCATCGCCACCAGCAGACGCAGGCGCTGCTGATCAAGTCGGGGCGCTGGGCCATCACCGTCAACGACGACCCGTCCACCACCGTGACGCTCGGCGCCGGTGACTCATTCTCGGTGCCTGTCGGCGCCTGGCGGTCGTACTCCTGCGTGGAGGACGGCGAGTCAGGACCCGGCGAGATCCTCGTGATCAACGGCGGAGACGACCGCGTCTACCTGGAGTGGGCGCCCGAGGTCATCGAGGCGGCAGCCGCGGCCGACTGGACCATCGACCCGAACGGCTACCTGGCGCCTCTGGGCGTCATGGTGACGGCGACGGAAGACGACTGA
- a CDS encoding ester cyclase produces the protein MPLDPVAYQPYTDPDDFIREVTDLIWVDRSISYIRENYEPDSIVHGAYGTSTTRDEVIEGTLMRISATPDRTGQAEDVIWEARGDDAFLSSHLVLSGSLLTSEHSRTIANCLYRRGRMVEEWVVRDSLAGALARGADLDELARAQAFRGYTGSWTEPAPADPISVGDSGPRPDDHRSEVERVIDMIQTVWNERDLQKVEKYFDRDLVLVTVGNRVIIRPEGYRRALLGFLEAFPGGQFEIRDIQTNYDVRYAGLRVAVTWKFVGTYNGKPNYGPLTGKPVDVLGISQFTFHKGALVKEVRLWDDIALRAQIAGMRGDEPVGPSNIY, from the coding sequence GTGCCACTGGATCCGGTCGCCTATCAGCCCTACACCGACCCCGATGACTTCATCCGCGAGGTCACCGACCTCATCTGGGTCGATCGTTCCATCAGCTACATCCGCGAGAACTACGAGCCGGACTCGATCGTCCACGGCGCGTACGGAACCTCGACGACGCGCGACGAGGTGATCGAGGGCACTCTCATGCGCATCTCGGCCACGCCGGATCGCACCGGGCAGGCCGAGGACGTGATCTGGGAGGCGCGCGGCGACGACGCGTTCCTCAGCTCGCACCTCGTGCTCTCGGGCAGCCTGCTGACCTCGGAGCACAGCCGCACGATCGCGAACTGCCTGTACCGGCGCGGGCGCATGGTCGAGGAGTGGGTCGTCCGCGACTCGCTCGCCGGCGCGCTGGCTCGCGGCGCGGACCTCGACGAGCTCGCCAGGGCGCAAGCCTTCCGCGGGTACACGGGTTCGTGGACCGAGCCGGCACCCGCCGACCCGATCTCGGTCGGCGACTCCGGCCCCCGCCCGGACGACCACCGCTCCGAGGTCGAGCGCGTGATCGACATGATCCAGACCGTCTGGAACGAGCGCGACCTGCAGAAGGTCGAGAAGTACTTCGACCGCGACCTGGTTCTGGTGACGGTCGGCAACCGGGTGATCATCCGGCCCGAGGGCTACCGCCGCGCGCTGCTCGGCTTCCTCGAGGCGTTCCCCGGTGGGCAGTTCGAGATCCGCGACATCCAGACCAACTACGACGTCCGCTACGCGGGTCTGCGCGTCGCCGTCACCTGGAAGTTCGTCGGCACCTACAACGGCAAGCCCAACTACGGCCCGCTGACGGGCAAGCCCGTCGACGTGCTCGGCATCTCGCAGTTCACGTTCCACAAGGGCGCGCTGGTCAAAGAGGTGCGTCTCTGGGACGACATCGCGCTGCGCGCGCAGATCGCCGGAATGCGCGGCGACGAGCCGGTCGGTCCGAGCAACATCTACTGA